From Agromyces sp. SYSU T00194, a single genomic window includes:
- a CDS encoding FHA domain-containing protein, with amino-acid sequence MTCRICGSAMPPGALFCGGCGSAAGATPESRRRRDHRADDTTALVRLRTTGVVSVPIGEAPAPAAGASDASTVFALTFDAGELRHVRGSGLIGRRPVAADDERIDLLVAIDDPERTVSRTHLEFGAVDGQLWVADRGSSNGTWVRLPRGAGVVRCEPGRRVSVPRGGRVDLAGRWFTVG; translated from the coding sequence GTGACGTGCCGCATCTGCGGTTCGGCGATGCCGCCCGGTGCGCTGTTCTGCGGCGGGTGCGGCAGCGCCGCCGGTGCGACCCCGGAGTCGCGGCGGCGACGGGACCACCGTGCCGACGACACGACGGCGCTCGTGCGCCTGCGGACCACGGGGGTGGTGAGCGTGCCGATCGGCGAGGCTCCCGCGCCGGCCGCGGGCGCCAGCGACGCATCCACCGTCTTCGCGCTCACGTTCGACGCCGGTGAGCTGCGTCACGTGCGTGGCTCGGGGCTCATCGGCCGACGGCCCGTGGCCGCGGACGACGAGCGGATCGACCTCCTGGTCGCGATCGACGACCCGGAGCGTACGGTGTCGAGGACGCACCTCGAGTTCGGCGCGGTGGACGGGCAGCTCTGGGTCGCGGACCGCGGCTCGTCGAACGGCACCTGGGTGCGGCTCCCGCGCGGTGCCGGCGTGGTGCGCTGCGAGCCGGGCCGGCGCGTCTCCGTGCCGCGCGGGGGACGCGTCGACCTCGCCGGCCGCTGGTTCACGGTCGGCTGA
- a CDS encoding OsmC family protein, which translates to MKDAHHYEVGLDWLGDRGEGTSHYRAYGRVNRLEAHGKLHPIEGSADRTFHGDRDRWNPEELLVGALSECHMLSYLHVATNHGVVVVGYTDRATGTMREDGRGGGAFTEVVLHPRVVVRDEGMAEVAATLHAEAAAKCFIAASVAFPVRHEPEVVVAG; encoded by the coding sequence GTGAAGGACGCGCACCACTACGAGGTCGGCCTCGACTGGCTCGGCGATCGCGGCGAGGGCACCTCCCACTACCGTGCCTACGGCCGCGTCAACCGGCTCGAGGCGCACGGCAAGCTGCATCCGATCGAGGGGTCGGCAGATCGCACCTTCCACGGCGACCGCGACCGCTGGAACCCCGAGGAACTGCTCGTCGGCGCGCTCAGCGAATGCCACATGCTCTCGTACCTGCACGTCGCGACGAACCACGGCGTGGTCGTCGTGGGCTACACCGACCGCGCGACCGGCACCATGCGCGAGGACGGGCGCGGCGGGGGCGCGTTCACGGAGGTCGTGCTGCATCCGCGGGTGGTCGTGCGCGACGAGGGGATGGCCGAGGTGGCCGCGACGCTGCACGCCGAGGCGGCGGCGAAGTGCTTCATCGCGGCATCCGTCGCCTTCCCCGTGCGCCACGAGCCCGAGGTCGTCGTCGCGGGCTGA
- a CDS encoding FtsK/SpoIIIE domain-containing protein, translating into MPEPALRLPPAPRPATRTPFPVLATAAPVVGSVVLWAMTGSPYALVFAALGPLVAIAGVLDRGRGSRRAARRAASERERELERVGREVASAHELERRASWRADPGARAVLDGTAARLRWTASSSTRVVVGPGESPSALRLDGDADDDAARAVVVAAATLRDAPVVVDLAAGVALVGPPVPARALARALVVQACFAGAPGTLAVELPATRAWAWGARLPHRAPGAAARLRVVDGPTPGAAHGAGVAELVLADRRDGLDRPVGAVVVLEGPARATVVRADGEVHPCVPVLLGEPEALAWADALGAAHPPDGGAGAPVPFDAAQVGGEGLVARIGASPDGPAELDLAAAPHALVAGTTGSGKSAFLVAWACALAASRPPAEVALVLVDFKGAAAFGPLLGLPHVAGVFTDLDEAAARRMVRSLGAEVLRRESVLRRAGAPGVEALPPGTEPRLVVIVDEYQALARRIPEVVAVFEDLAARGRSLGIHLVLGAQRPSAAIGEGIRANCGVRVCLRVIDPAESRSMLGTADAAVLSPDAPGRGYLDRGDGRVVPFRAALVAPGDIADIGRRHAGAPVPPAPWAPPLPDAVTSADVAAAGAAGARSDHVVLGLVDDLDRQRHAVAAWDPGAGALLVVGGVASGRTGVLATVSAGLARHRSVRRLSASVPRSRVWDVLHEPGDPGRVAVVIDDLDDLFDDWPEEYRVAGAQALERLLRTRSIPVAASARRLAAAPGAARIAPLFRETLLLRQPTAADVRQAGGDPALWHADAPPGGGQWRGLAFRALRLDAAPGADAGAPADGTMRGRHVRARGRVEAPGDATIPPRGTAFACSDAPRAFAERWRRATGGTAVQLDPADPRSRTVPVECSPHEARLVVGDAAAWSACWALVAGRREEVVLLADGGHANLRALTGERALPPLLDPGVAALWCREPGRPVRRVAWDADAR; encoded by the coding sequence GTGCCCGAACCCGCGCTGCGCCTGCCCCCGGCCCCTCGTCCCGCGACGCGAACCCCGTTCCCCGTCCTCGCGACGGCGGCTCCCGTCGTCGGTTCCGTCGTGCTCTGGGCCATGACCGGCTCGCCGTACGCGCTCGTGTTCGCGGCGCTCGGGCCGCTCGTGGCGATCGCCGGGGTGCTCGACCGGGGGCGTGGCTCCCGGCGTGCGGCCCGACGTGCGGCCTCCGAACGCGAGCGCGAGCTCGAACGGGTGGGCCGGGAGGTCGCATCGGCGCACGAGCTGGAGCGTCGCGCGAGCTGGCGTGCGGATCCCGGGGCGCGCGCCGTGCTCGACGGCACCGCGGCGCGGCTGCGCTGGACGGCGTCGTCGTCGACCCGGGTCGTGGTGGGACCGGGCGAGTCGCCGAGCGCCCTGCGGCTCGACGGCGACGCGGACGACGACGCCGCGCGCGCGGTCGTGGTGGCGGCGGCCACGCTGCGCGACGCGCCGGTCGTCGTCGACCTCGCCGCCGGCGTCGCGCTGGTCGGCCCCCCGGTGCCGGCCCGCGCCCTCGCGCGTGCACTCGTCGTGCAGGCCTGCTTCGCGGGCGCGCCCGGGACCCTGGCCGTGGAGCTGCCCGCCACCCGGGCATGGGCGTGGGGCGCACGCCTGCCGCATCGCGCGCCCGGCGCGGCGGCGCGCCTGCGCGTGGTCGATGGGCCGACGCCCGGGGCGGCACACGGCGCGGGGGTGGCCGAACTCGTGCTCGCCGACCGGCGCGACGGACTCGACCGGCCGGTCGGCGCGGTCGTCGTGCTCGAGGGTCCCGCGCGCGCAACGGTCGTGCGGGCCGACGGCGAGGTGCACCCGTGCGTGCCGGTGCTCCTCGGCGAGCCGGAGGCGCTGGCGTGGGCGGACGCGCTCGGCGCCGCGCATCCGCCCGACGGCGGCGCCGGTGCGCCCGTGCCCTTCGACGCCGCGCAGGTCGGCGGCGAGGGCCTCGTCGCCCGCATCGGCGCGTCGCCCGACGGGCCCGCGGAGCTCGACCTCGCCGCGGCACCGCACGCCCTCGTCGCGGGGACCACCGGCAGCGGCAAGAGCGCGTTCCTCGTCGCCTGGGCGTGCGCGCTGGCGGCGTCGCGCCCGCCGGCCGAGGTCGCGCTCGTGCTCGTCGACTTCAAGGGTGCCGCGGCGTTCGGCCCGCTCCTGGGGCTGCCCCACGTGGCGGGCGTGTTCACCGACCTGGACGAGGCCGCCGCCCGCCGCATGGTGCGCAGCCTCGGCGCCGAGGTGCTGCGCCGCGAGTCCGTGCTGCGACGTGCGGGCGCGCCCGGGGTCGAGGCGCTGCCCCCGGGCACGGAGCCGCGCCTGGTCGTGATCGTCGACGAGTACCAGGCGCTCGCGCGGCGCATCCCCGAGGTCGTCGCGGTGTTCGAGGACCTCGCCGCGCGCGGGCGCTCGCTCGGCATCCACCTCGTGCTCGGCGCGCAGCGACCGAGCGCGGCGATCGGGGAGGGCATCCGCGCCAACTGCGGGGTGCGCGTGTGCCTGCGCGTGATCGATCCGGCCGAGAGCAGGTCCATGCTCGGCACGGCGGATGCCGCCGTGCTGTCGCCGGACGCGCCCGGGCGGGGCTACCTCGATCGCGGGGACGGCCGCGTGGTCCCGTTCCGCGCGGCACTCGTCGCGCCGGGCGACATCGCGGACATCGGCAGGCGGCACGCCGGCGCCCCGGTCCCGCCCGCCCCCTGGGCGCCGCCCCTGCCGGATGCCGTGACGTCCGCCGACGTCGCCGCGGCGGGCGCCGCAGGGGCGCGGAGCGACCACGTGGTGCTCGGCCTCGTCGACGACCTCGACCGCCAGCGGCACGCGGTCGCGGCCTGGGACCCGGGCGCGGGCGCGCTGCTGGTCGTCGGTGGCGTCGCGAGCGGCCGCACCGGAGTGCTCGCCACGGTCTCGGCGGGACTCGCGCGGCACCGGAGCGTGCGCCGCCTGTCGGCGTCGGTGCCGCGCAGCCGGGTCTGGGACGTGCTGCACGAGCCCGGCGATCCGGGGCGCGTCGCGGTCGTGATCGACGACCTCGACGACCTGTTCGACGACTGGCCCGAGGAGTACCGCGTCGCCGGTGCGCAGGCGCTCGAGCGGCTGCTGCGCACCAGGTCGATCCCGGTGGCGGCGAGCGCCCGGCGACTCGCGGCCGCGCCCGGCGCCGCCCGCATCGCTCCGCTGTTCCGGGAGACCCTGCTGCTGCGGCAGCCGACCGCGGCGGACGTGCGGCAGGCGGGCGGCGACCCCGCACTGTGGCACGCGGACGCGCCGCCGGGCGGCGGCCAGTGGCGGGGGCTCGCGTTCCGGGCCCTGCGCCTCGACGCGGCGCCGGGCGCCGACGCGGGCGCCCCGGCCGACGGCACGATGCGCGGCCGCCACGTGCGAGCCCGGGGGCGCGTCGAGGCGCCGGGGGACGCGACGATCCCGCCCAGGGGCACCGCGTTCGCGTGCAGCGACGCACCGCGCGCCTTCGCCGAGCGGTGGCGGCGGGCGACGGGCGGCACGGCCGTGCAGCTCGACCCCGCCGACCCCCGCTCGCGCACGGTCCCGGTGGAGTGCTCCCCGCACGAGGCGCGGCTCGTCGTGGGCGACGCGGCCGCCTGGTCGGCGTGCTGGGCGCTGGTCGCGGGTCGCCGTGAGGAGGTCGTGCTGCTCGCCGACGGCGGGCACGCGAACCTGCGCGCGCTCACGGGCGAGCGTGCGCTGCCGCCACTGCTCGATCCCGGCGTCGCGGCGCTCTGGTGCAGGGAACCCGGTCGGCCGGTACGTCGCGTCGCCTGGGACGCGGACGCCCGCTGA
- the gabT gene encoding 4-aminobutyrate--2-oxoglutarate transaminase — MTDTIDAPGRGAAAPVFTIPQERRIVTAIPGPKSQELHARREAVVSAGVSSVLPVYIARANGAVLEDVDGNRFLDFGAGIGVTTVGHTEASVVAAAAGQLQDVIHTLFTITPYEEYVRVAEWLAKLTPGDFAKRSVLVNSGAEAVENGVKIARRSTRRRAVAVLDHAYHGRTNLTMAMNYKAHPYATGYGPLAGDVYHAPGSYPYRDGLSGADAAARTISYLEKAVGATDLACLVVEPIQGEGGFMVPADGYLPALQEWCTANGVVMIADEIQSGMARTGRVFASEHFGWVPDLVLSAKGIAGGLPLAAVTGRADIMDASQPGGLGGTFGGNPVACAAAIAVFEAIDRGELLAAGARIEAALTAGLERLRERYDIIGDIRGRGAMQAIELVRPGTAATTKEPYPEAVQQLIAASAQQGVLFLSAGTFGNVLRFLPSLAVTDELIADALSVLDDAFAALD, encoded by the coding sequence ATGACTGACACGATCGACGCGCCCGGACGCGGGGCCGCGGCACCCGTCTTCACCATTCCGCAGGAGCGGCGGATCGTCACCGCGATCCCCGGCCCGAAGTCGCAGGAACTGCACGCGCGACGCGAGGCGGTCGTGTCCGCCGGCGTGTCCTCCGTGCTCCCGGTGTACATCGCCCGCGCCAACGGCGCGGTGCTCGAGGACGTCGACGGCAACCGGTTCCTCGACTTCGGCGCGGGCATCGGCGTCACGACCGTGGGCCACACCGAGGCATCCGTCGTGGCCGCCGCCGCCGGGCAACTGCAGGACGTCATCCACACCCTCTTCACCATCACGCCCTACGAGGAGTACGTGCGGGTGGCCGAGTGGCTCGCGAAGCTGACCCCCGGCGACTTCGCCAAGCGCTCGGTGCTGGTGAACTCCGGCGCCGAGGCGGTCGAGAACGGCGTGAAGATCGCCCGCCGCTCCACCCGCCGCCGCGCCGTGGCCGTGCTCGACCACGCCTACCACGGGCGCACCAACCTCACGATGGCCATGAACTACAAGGCGCACCCGTACGCGACCGGCTACGGCCCGCTCGCGGGCGACGTCTACCACGCGCCCGGCTCCTACCCGTATCGCGACGGGCTGAGCGGGGCGGACGCCGCGGCGCGCACGATCTCGTACCTCGAGAAGGCGGTCGGGGCGACCGACCTCGCGTGCCTCGTGGTCGAGCCCATCCAGGGCGAGGGCGGCTTCATGGTGCCCGCCGACGGCTACCTCCCCGCGCTGCAGGAGTGGTGCACCGCCAACGGCGTCGTGATGATCGCCGACGAAATCCAGAGCGGCATGGCCCGCACCGGGCGCGTGTTCGCGAGCGAGCACTTCGGCTGGGTGCCCGACCTCGTGCTGTCGGCGAAGGGCATCGCCGGCGGGCTGCCGCTGGCCGCCGTCACCGGTCGCGCCGACATCATGGACGCGTCGCAGCCCGGCGGGCTGGGCGGCACGTTCGGCGGCAACCCGGTCGCCTGCGCGGCGGCGATCGCCGTGTTCGAGGCCATCGACCGGGGCGAGCTGCTCGCCGCCGGCGCGCGCATCGAGGCCGCGCTCACGGCCGGCCTCGAGCGCCTGCGCGAGCGGTACGACATCATCGGCGACATCCGCGGACGCGGCGCGATGCAGGCGATCGAACTCGTGCGCCCCGGCACCGCGGCGACGACGAAGGAGCCGTACCCCGAGGCGGTGCAGCAGCTGATCGCGGCCTCCGCGCAGCAGGGCGTGCTCTTCCTCTCGGCTGGCACGTTCGGCAACGTGCTGCGGTTCCTGCCCAGCCTCGCCGTGACCGACGAGCTCATCGCCGACGCGCTCTCGGTGCTCGACGACGCGTTCGCGGCTCTGGACTGA
- a CDS encoding transglutaminaseTgpA domain-containing protein, protein MSDATGARRRLRWWAFPLLGLAVAAAAVPWWPIYEARHLALVIGVGAAAGFAVAAVGAVRAWPAWGVLLGCLGAYLVVGVPLAVPGAAFAGVLPTPAGIVELIAGTALSWSRLVTIVLPVGTYQALLVPALLSALASSAGAMSIALRTARPALAVLPPIGMFLAGILLGPRSSDWGVAGGVGMVVATLAWLVAVRRLPGAEDAARRGVSARRVAGAVALGTAAVVLGTGAAVAIAPAAQREVVRAHVQQPFDPREADSPLAAFRAWQRPERADQPMLAVRGLEPGERLRVAVLDTYDGIVFTVGGADGAEASGSFTRLPYRLEQDAPSDRERDLEVRVLGYEGIWVPGVGPIESIAFAGDRAESLGATFFYNDATGTAAITEGLRRGDEYRAVAYAVADADDVAALRPGQAVLPATPALPEGLDRLLDRYAPASESPGERLAGAVAGLRADGYVSHGISPDEPASRSGHSADRLTQLATDRPMLGDAEQYAVAAALMAREIGFPARVVMGFDPGVDARAESGTTQVAGADMSAWIEVQDADGTWLAIDPNPAPRPVPEAEPDEPTVVSRPQSVLPPPAARTPVERTVPEPEAADDASDDDPSPFLDALFAILRVGGWALLVLALLASPFLAVIGAKLRRRRLRRTAPSPGERVAQGWNEFADAASDFGYAVPAAATCSEQAAAVGGMPALVVASAVERSLFAPDGPDDAQATAVWSAVDAARERIAARRGPWRRLRAAVSLSSFSRQARLRREEQA, encoded by the coding sequence ATGAGCGACGCGACGGGCGCGCGACGCAGGCTGCGGTGGTGGGCGTTCCCCCTGCTCGGCCTCGCGGTCGCGGCGGCCGCGGTGCCGTGGTGGCCGATCTACGAGGCACGGCACCTCGCCCTCGTGATCGGCGTGGGCGCCGCGGCCGGGTTCGCGGTGGCCGCCGTCGGCGCCGTGCGCGCGTGGCCCGCGTGGGGCGTGCTCCTGGGATGCCTCGGCGCCTACCTCGTGGTCGGGGTCCCGCTCGCGGTGCCGGGCGCCGCGTTCGCCGGCGTGCTGCCGACCCCCGCGGGCATCGTGGAGCTGATCGCCGGGACGGCGCTGTCGTGGTCGCGCCTGGTGACGATCGTGCTCCCGGTGGGCACCTACCAGGCGCTGCTCGTGCCCGCGCTGCTCAGCGCCCTGGCGTCGTCGGCCGGAGCGATGAGCATCGCGCTGCGCACGGCACGCCCGGCGCTCGCGGTGCTGCCTCCGATCGGGATGTTCCTCGCCGGCATCCTCCTGGGTCCCCGGTCGAGCGACTGGGGCGTCGCGGGGGGCGTCGGCATGGTCGTCGCGACCCTCGCCTGGCTGGTCGCCGTGCGGCGCCTCCCGGGGGCCGAGGACGCCGCACGGCGTGGCGTCTCCGCGCGTCGGGTGGCGGGCGCCGTCGCGCTCGGCACCGCCGCGGTGGTGCTCGGCACGGGTGCGGCCGTGGCGATCGCGCCCGCAGCGCAGCGGGAGGTCGTGCGCGCCCATGTGCAGCAGCCGTTCGACCCGCGCGAGGCCGACAGCCCGCTCGCGGCGTTCCGCGCCTGGCAGCGTCCCGAGCGGGCCGACCAGCCGATGCTCGCCGTGCGCGGTCTCGAGCCGGGCGAGCGACTGCGGGTGGCCGTGCTCGACACGTACGACGGGATCGTCTTCACCGTCGGCGGCGCGGACGGCGCGGAGGCATCCGGCTCCTTCACCCGCCTGCCCTACCGGCTCGAGCAGGACGCGCCGTCGGACCGCGAGCGCGACCTCGAGGTGCGCGTGCTCGGCTACGAGGGCATCTGGGTGCCCGGCGTGGGACCGATCGAGTCGATCGCGTTCGCGGGCGACCGGGCGGAGTCGCTCGGCGCGACGTTCTTCTACAACGACGCCACCGGGACGGCGGCGATCACCGAGGGCCTGCGGCGGGGCGACGAGTACCGGGCGGTCGCGTACGCCGTCGCCGACGCCGACGACGTGGCGGCGCTCCGGCCGGGGCAGGCGGTGCTCCCCGCCACTCCCGCGCTGCCCGAGGGCCTGGACCGGCTGCTCGATCGGTACGCGCCGGCCTCCGAGTCGCCCGGGGAGCGGCTCGCGGGAGCCGTCGCGGGCCTGCGGGCCGACGGGTACGTGAGCCACGGGATCTCCCCGGACGAGCCGGCCAGCCGGTCGGGCCATTCGGCCGACCGGCTCACGCAGCTCGCGACCGACCGGCCGATGCTCGGCGACGCCGAGCAGTACGCCGTCGCCGCGGCGCTGATGGCGCGCGAGATCGGGTTCCCCGCGCGCGTGGTGATGGGCTTCGACCCGGGGGTCGACGCCCGCGCCGAGTCGGGGACGACCCAGGTCGCGGGCGCGGACATGTCGGCATGGATCGAGGTGCAGGACGCCGACGGCACCTGGCTCGCGATCGACCCGAACCCCGCGCCGCGACCGGTCCCGGAGGCGGAGCCCGACGAGCCGACGGTGGTCTCGCGCCCGCAGTCGGTGCTGCCCCCGCCCGCGGCGCGGACGCCGGTGGAGCGTACCGTTCCCGAGCCCGAAGCCGCCGACGACGCATCCGACGACGACCCCTCGCCGTTCCTCGACGCGCTGTTCGCGATCCTGCGGGTCGGCGGGTGGGCCCTGTTGGTCCTCGCGCTGCTCGCGAGCCCGTTCCTCGCCGTGATCGGTGCGAAACTGCGTCGGCGACGACTGCGGCGCACCGCGCCGAGCCCGGGGGAGCGGGTCGCGCAGGGGTGGAACGAGTTCGCGGACGCGGCGAGCGACTTCGGGTACGCCGTGCCGGCCGCGGCGACGTGCTCGGAGCAGGCGGCTGCCGTCGGCGGCATGCCCGCGCTGGTCGTCGCGTCGGCGGTCGAGCGGTCGCTGTTCGCGCCGGACGGACCGGACGACGCCCAGGCGACCGCGGTGTGGAGCGCGGTCGACGCCGCGCGCGAACGGATCGCGGCCCGTCGTGGGCCGTGGCGCCGGCTGCGGGCGGCGGTGTCGCTGTCGAGCTTCTCGCGCCAGGCGCGGCTGCGACGCGAGGAGCAGGCGTGA
- a CDS encoding lysophospholipid acyltransferase family protein, translating to MTATTAVRASRPGFVYFLVRGILRPLALLLYRPTITGREHVPRTGAVVIASNHLSLIDSIVIPLVAPRPVQFLTKSDYFTGTGVSGWVSRRFFEAIGAVAVERGAGSQAQAALDRGRDVLESGSAFAIYPEGSRSTDGLLYRGRTGVAWLSLATGAPIVPVGLVGTQAIQPVGSRWPRIRPVEVHFGPPIAPEPGTPATSGRARRELTDRVMAGINALSAQELAGRYNDRPLTDG from the coding sequence GTGACCGCCACCACCGCCGTGCGCGCGAGCCGCCCCGGGTTCGTCTACTTCCTCGTGCGCGGGATCCTGCGCCCGCTGGCCCTGCTCCTGTACCGCCCCACGATCACGGGCCGCGAGCACGTGCCGCGCACCGGCGCGGTCGTCATCGCCAGCAACCACCTGTCGCTCATCGACAGCATCGTGATCCCCCTCGTCGCGCCGCGCCCCGTGCAGTTCCTGACGAAGTCCGACTACTTCACCGGCACCGGCGTATCGGGCTGGGTGTCGCGGCGCTTCTTCGAGGCGATCGGCGCGGTCGCCGTGGAGCGCGGCGCCGGCTCGCAGGCGCAGGCCGCCCTCGACCGCGGCCGCGACGTGCTCGAGTCGGGCAGCGCGTTCGCCATCTACCCGGAGGGCTCGCGCTCGACCGACGGCCTGCTCTACCGCGGCCGCACCGGGGTGGCGTGGCTCTCGCTCGCGACCGGCGCCCCGATCGTGCCGGTCGGACTGGTCGGCACGCAGGCCATCCAGCCGGTCGGCAGCCGCTGGCCGCGCATCCGTCCCGTCGAGGTGCACTTCGGTCCGCCGATCGCGCCGGAGCCGGGGACGCCCGCGACCTCGGGCCGCGCCCGGCGCGAGCTCACCGACCGCGTGATGGCGGGCATCAACGCGCTCTCCGCACAGGAGCTCGCCGGCCGCTACAACGACCGCCCGCTGACCGACGGCTGA
- a CDS encoding asparaginase, with protein sequence MPGTFSVAHAVELAVVERSGFIESRHSGSAVVLSPDGDVVRTLGDIVTPIFPRSSLKPFQAVAVMSAGVTLRGEDAAIATASHTGTAGHVALVRGLLGRAGIPASMLACPPERPLDSAARDQLARAGGGPERITMNCSGKHAAMLLACAANDWPLEGYLDPEHPVQRRVLDVVERLTGERPAATGIDGCGVPVHALSIEGLARGIQRITTASSSSPFALYREASALTEAVRANGWVVAGPGQPDSVAIDRLGVFAKHGAEGVMVMTAPDGTTTALKVLDGSRRASTIVALRLLAEAGALSQDAVDEVAMELDLWVLGGGSRVGAIRATV encoded by the coding sequence GTGCCGGGCACCTTCAGCGTCGCACACGCGGTCGAACTGGCCGTCGTCGAACGGAGCGGTTTCATCGAATCACGTCACTCCGGCTCCGCCGTCGTGCTCTCCCCCGACGGCGACGTCGTCCGCACCCTCGGCGACATCGTCACCCCGATCTTCCCGCGGTCGAGCCTGAAGCCCTTCCAGGCCGTGGCCGTCATGTCGGCGGGCGTCACGCTGCGCGGGGAGGACGCGGCCATCGCCACCGCGAGCCACACGGGCACGGCGGGGCACGTCGCCCTCGTCCGCGGGCTGCTGGGCCGCGCCGGCATCCCGGCCTCGATGCTCGCGTGCCCGCCCGAGCGCCCGCTGGACTCCGCCGCGCGCGACCAGCTGGCCCGCGCCGGTGGCGGTCCCGAGCGCATCACCATGAACTGCTCGGGCAAGCACGCGGCCATGCTGCTCGCCTGCGCCGCCAACGACTGGCCGCTCGAGGGGTACCTCGACCCGGAGCACCCGGTGCAGCGCCGCGTCCTCGACGTCGTCGAGCGCCTCACCGGGGAGCGTCCCGCCGCGACCGGCATCGACGGCTGCGGCGTGCCCGTGCACGCCCTGTCGATCGAGGGCCTCGCGCGCGGCATCCAGCGCATCACGACCGCCTCGTCGTCCTCCCCGTTCGCGCTCTACCGTGAGGCGAGCGCCCTCACCGAGGCCGTGCGCGCGAACGGCTGGGTGGTCGCCGGGCCCGGGCAGCCGGACTCGGTCGCGATCGACCGGCTCGGCGTGTTCGCCAAGCACGGCGCCGAGGGCGTGATGGTCATGACCGCGCCCGACGGCACGACGACGGCGCTGAAGGTGCTCGACGGCAGCCGGCGCGCGTCGACGATCGTCGCGCTGCGCCTGCTCGCCGAGGCGGGTGCGCTCAGCCAGGACGCGGTCGACGAGGTCGCCATGGAGCTCGACCTCTGGGTGCTCGGCGGCGGCAGCCGCGTCGGCGCGATCCGCGCGACCGTCTGA